One Bos taurus isolate L1 Dominette 01449 registration number 42190680 breed Hereford chromosome 4, ARS-UCD2.0, whole genome shotgun sequence genomic window, ATTTTAAGGGAATTTATGGAATACCCTTTTTTTGCCTGGAGTAAGGCCATTTTGTAGCTTGGTTCTGCAGAGTGGCACCCACGTCCTCATGTTAAACCATGTACCCGCGTATGGGCAATCCCAGGGCTCCCCCTAGAGCATGTGCTAAGCATCAGTGATGCCCCAGGCCTCAGCTTTGGAACCAGGACTGCTGTGCTCTGTGGAGTCCTTTATTTACTCAGTTATAGTGAGGCACAGCCCCTTTGTAGTCCATATTAATATCAAACGTATCATCACAAAAAGTTTGGCATTGGGTTTTATGAGACTATTTAAGAGCAGTGTAATAAGCACACGAAGTTTTGGGACAGTTTCTTCCTCATAGTACAAGTTTCGGTGTAGACTGGCCTGAGCTGTTTGAGTGGAACACTTGGGGTGGGCTGGAGCAGCAGAGCCACGTAGCCTAGCCCTCTATTTTGAAGGGGCTTCAGCTTTTAGCTGGTGTTCAATGACGACTTGTGCAGAGGAGTAGGGAGCCTGATTCAGACACTGATCCCAGTTGGATTCTGTCCCTGCTGGCTGGCTAAATTTGAGGTCCGGCAGAGAGGGGTGGAGGCCAGAGGACCAGGGGATTCTGGAATGCTAGCTTTTTGTATTTGAGGAGTCCTTGCACCTGGACTCAGTGTCCAGGCTGTGGGTTTGTCTGTCTGTGTACTTGTTTCTCCACCTGAGACCTCCCTATTGGATACCCTTtccacctgtgtctctttctcaTCCTTCTCCCACCTCTCACCCACCGGCTCTCCCTGCAGTGAGCGGATACAGCCAAAAGCTGCAACAGCAACTGGGCCGGGACTCCAAGTTCATTCTGTGTTATGCCCAGAAGGAGGAGCTGCTGTTGGAGCAGATGTACACGGACACGGTGGTGGAGCTGGTCAACTTCAGCAACGAGAGCCTGGGCAGCCTGGACAGCCTGGCCTGCCTCCTGGACGCATCTACGGGCGTCCTCAATGAGCAGGGTGAGATCATCTTCGTGTTTGGCGATGCAGGCATGGGCAAGTCCATGCTGCTGCAGCGGCTGCAGAGCCTCTGGGCAGCAGGCCagctggacccaggaatcaagttCTTCTTCCACTTCCGCTGCCGCACCCTCAGCTGCTTCAAGAAGAGCGCGGCACTGTGTCTGCAGGACCTGCTCTTCAAGCATTACTGCTACCCAGAGCAGGACCCCGGGGAGGTTTTCGCCTTCCTGCTGCGCTTTCCCCACACGGCCCTCTTCACCTTTGACGGCCTAGACGAGCTGCACTCAGACTTCGACCTGAGCAGTGAGCCCGATACCTCCTCCCCTTGGGAGCCCGCCCACCCGCTGGCCCTGCTGGCCAGTCTGCTCAGTGGGAAGCTGCTCAAAGGGGCGCGCAAGCTGCTCACGGCCCGCACGGGCGTCGAGGTCCCGCGACATCTCCTCTGGAAGAAGGTGCTCCTGCGCGGCTTCTCCCCTAGCCACCTGCGCGCCTACACCGGCAGGATGTTCCCCGAGCACGCCGTGCGCCAGCGCCTGCTGGATCAACTGGAGGCCAACCCCAACCTCTGCAGCCTGTGCGCGGTGCCCCTCTTCTGCTGGATCATCTTCCGGTGCTTCCAGCACTTCCACGACGCCTTTGAGAGCTCCCCACAGCTGCCTGATCTCACGGTGACGCTGACTGACATCTTCCTCTTGGTCACCGAGGTCCACCTGAACAGGACGCAACCCACCAGCCTGGTGCAGCAGAACACGCGGAGCCAGACGGAGACCCTCCGCGCCGGCCGGGACACCCTGTGCTCGCTGGGCCGGGTGGCTCACAGGGGCATGGAGAAGAGCCTCTTCGTCTTCAACCAGGACGAGGTGCAGGCGTCCGAGGTGCGGGAGGGGGACCTGCAGCTGGGCTTCCTTCGGACCATGCCGGAGCTGGGCCTCGGAGGGGAACAGCAGTCCTATGAGTTCTTCCACCTAACCCTCCAGGCCTTCTTTGCTGCCCTTTTTCTAGTGGTGGACGACAAGGTGGGCACTAGGGAGCTGCTCAGATTCTTCCAGGAGTGGACTCCTCCCGAGGAGGCTGTGGCCACATCCACCTGCTATCCTCCTTTTCTCCCCGTCCATTGCCTGGGGGGCCACGACCTGCATGGGGAAGACCCCTTCAAGAACAAGGATCACTTTCATTTCACCAACCTCTTCCTGTGCGGGCTGTTGTCCAAAGGCAAACAGAAACTTCTGCAGCACCTGGTGCCCACCGCTGCCCTGCGGCGAAAACGCAAGGCCCTGTGGACTCATCTGTTCGCCAGCCTGCGCTCCCACCTGAAGAGCCTGCCCCGGGTTCAGTCTGGGGGCTTCAACCAGGTGCAGGCCCTGCCCACCTTCATCTGGATGTTGCGCTGCATCTACGAGACACAGAGTGAAAAGGTGGGGCAGCTGGCGGCCAGGGGCATCTGCGCCAACTACCTCAAACTGACCTTCTGCAATGCCTGCTCGGCTGACTGCAGTGCCCTCTCCTTCGTCCTGCATCACTTGCGCAAGCGGCTGGCACTCGACCTGGACAACAACAACCTCAACGACTTCGGCGTGCGTGAACTGCAGCCATGCTTCAGCCGCCTCACTGTCATCAGGTGAAGCCACCAGGTTCAGGGAGCGGTTGGCAGGGCTGGGGCTCAGGTGACAGACCCAAGGATTAGGATCCTGGAGCTGGATTTCCTGGGTTATCCTGGGACTCATGACCACAGATCTGGAAGCATCCGGACCTTCTCTGTctcagggtgaaagtgaaagtcgttcagtcctgtccaactctttgggacgccatggactatatagtccatggtattctccaggccttTCCCTggagagtgggtagcctttctcttctccaggggatcttttcaacccagggattgaacccaagtctcccccattgcaggcaggactgcagcataccagatcTCTATTTTGGCAAATGAGGAGGCAGAGGCACGGAGAAGTTGCTCAAGGTCACGTATGGGGGCCGTGGTGGAGCCAGAATCATAAAGAACCTACCTTTTGAGATTTATGTGAGGCTCAGAGATAACCCGTGAGAAGTTCCTGACACGAAAAAtcttataaaagcaaaaaaataagattttgtgCTTATTAGCATTAATTTCTACCAAAAAAGCTGGCAGCCCTGAGCAGCAAAGGATCTCAGTAAAGAATGCTGACTCTTAGTTTCCTGTTTGATGGTTTAGAGGAAAGAAAAGCCAGTCAGTCTTCTTTCTTCTATTAGCATCTTGTGTTAAATATGCCTTGTAAATCTCTACGGGGGGTTTCAGTTCTCTGCTACTTGGCTCATGCATTCCTGAAGAGCAGAAGGGATTTGGAACTGATTCCAGGTACCAGTTACACCAGCACCAGAGTGTACATTGTGCAGGGATGGGTGGATGTAGGGAGCCCAAGCCTGTGCTGGCCTGGGAGTTGGGACGTCTGGAATCTGTTCTCTTCGCTCTCAGCCAGCAACTCTCTGTATGTAGCCTCAGCCAATGCCACACTCTGCCTCCCCGTGCCCCTTTCATAAGGTGGAAATGCTAGACCAGTATGATGGTCCCGTAGTTTGCCTGCAAACAGCAAAAGACAAAACAGGAAGAAATGGACCACCCTAAGGAAGCATTCTGAGCTCCCTAAGGGCATCAGTGAGGATTAGTTGTGGCTGAGAGTTAGAGAAAACTCACAATACTggtggactttccaggtggtgctagtggtgaagaatgctcctgtcgatgcaggagacacaagagacacagtttccatccctgggttgggaagatcccttggagtaggaaatggcaacccactccagtattcatgcctggaaaatcccatggacagaagagtctggtggactatagtccttgGGCCTGCAGAGAGTGGAGCATGACTGAGCACCAAGCACCACCAAAATACTGGTGGCTTAGATAAGTTATAAGCTTATTTGTTTCTCATGAAAAAGTTTAAAGGAGGGCAGTTTAGGGCTGCTATGATGTCTCCATGACCACCAGCCTTGGCTGTCTTTTGCCTTACTGCTCTGTTGTCCTCCCTATCTGACTGCCAACTCTTGGCCCAAAATGGCTGCTTCAGCTCCAGCCATTCAGTTGACGTTCTAGTCACCAAGaggaacaaaaggcaaaggacaaaccCCATTCTTATTTtggtaaatttattttattgaattgtatttgatttacaatgttgtattcatttctgctgtatagcaaagtgattcattgaTTCAAAGGGattcaaagtgattcagttacataattttttcatgttcttttttccattatggtttatcacaggatatggaatatagatccctgtgctctacaatagaaccttgtttatccattatgTGTATTGATATAATACAcataatgtattatataatgtGTAATACAGATAATGTGTATCACAGATAATGTGATATCTGCTAATCCAaaattcccaatccatccctaccccatcccacccttccccttggcaaccataaatctcttctctatttctgtgagtctgtttcacagataagttcatttgtttcatattttagatcccacacataagtgatatcatatggtatttgtctctttctgacatttcatttagtgtgatactctctagttgcatcatgttgctgcaaatggcattatttcattcttttttatggctgagtagcattacattgtatatgtgtaccacatcttctttattcatttatctgttgatggacattcaggttgtttccatgtcttgactattgtgactagtgctgctctgaacatagtggcatatttttaattatagtttagGACACATCCCATTCTTTTAAGAAAACTTATCAGCCACTGCTAATGAGAATTCTGCTTAGATTTCACTGGGCAGAAGTTAATCATGTGTGCCCAGCTAAAAAATGGGGGATTCTGTTTCTAAGGAAGCATGAATATTGGGAGTGACTAGTGGGCTCTGGGATAGTCCTGCAGTGCTTGTAAACACTGTGCCTCATCACCAAGACTAGTAACGTGAGTGGGAAGGATCCAGAGTGTCTGATATGATCATTCTGATTGGCCATGCTTCCAAATCCCATAGCCCCTTGTGAACAGTGACacagatgctatgctatgctaagtcacttcagtcgtgtccgactctgtgtgaccccatagacggcagccaccaggctcccccgtccctgggattctccaggcaagagcactggagtgggtcattGACAGAGAGGCCCCTGGCAAATGCAGTATATCAGAGGGGGCTGGCCACATGTGTCCTTCAGGTGTCCCTCATAGCCATTGTGTTGAGTCATAGCTGTGCTGTAGCCTTGTCAATGGGCTGATTCTGGTGGGTTTCTTAGCCCCCATGAAGACCAGGTTCTATAGGAGCCATGTAACTGGCTACTATGGCCATTCTCTCTGGGGGCATTTATAGCTGGGAAAAGCTGGGACCTATAAGCTTCAGAACCTTGTGGAATTAATGTTCTTTCACAGTGAGAAGCTGCTCTGATTCTTAAatttctttactgtttttttcAGACTCAGTGTGAACCAGATCACTGACAGTGGGGTGAAGGTGCTATATGAAGAGCTGACCAAATACAAAATTCTGACATTTTTAGGGTATGTATTTCTCAAGAACACTGGGACAGCTATGTAGTAAGAATAGAGAGTAGCAGGAAATTGCCCTTCCTATGGATCACTGGATGGTTGAGACTGATGGCCCTGGACACCAGGAAAAGCATTAGTCTGGGAGCCAGGAATCCTGAGTTCTGCTTTTGGCTCAGCCAGCAGCTCACTCTTTGAGAAAGTCAGGAAATCTCACTGAACCCAGCCCTCTCATCCCCCTTGTATAATTGGGATCCTAATATAGGCATATAGTTTTACAGGTGGTGATTGAGAGATATAATGGCTGCATACCTGGGGATATGTTTTATGAACGTGAGAATACTATTTATGTGGCAGATTTCACTACCTTGGGTCCATGATCTGTTGTCCAGAATCCTTGGAGCATGACACAAATCAGGAATCACTGTTCCTACTACCAGCAGTGGCATGACCCCATTTTCGACACTTGAATATTTCTGCAGCAAAATGTAGAAACAGTCAAACCAGTTGAGATAAAGATCATGAACAGCACCACATTGGTTGTCAAAATAGTTATGAGGAAGTTTGGGTTTGGGGAGCCTTTGGGATCTTGGAGTTTGAGATGAGGGGCTGTGGGCCAGCCTGGCCAGCCCCATGGCGGCTGTGGACTCTATGAGCTGGAGGCAGCCTGTCAGCTTCTTGGGGCCTTAGTTTTCTCAGCCATCACATGAGGACACTGAAGCACTCGATCCCAGGTTGCTTTTTGGCTCTGGAGTTCCGGTGACCATGGAACACTGGAAACCTGTCTGCTTACCACTTTCAACCTTATTGTTGCTTTGGTATCAAGTGGTAAACGGACTAAAAGGTAGGCACTCAGGTGGTTCTAATGGTCAGAAAATGTTACCCCTTGAGATTATCCCTCATCTCAAAGTGCCCCCCTgcctaccatttattgagcacttacatGCAAGAGCTTGGAATGATCTCGTATGATCCTCATAACAATCCTGTGAGAAGCTGTAAATCTTACCCCTTGTTACAGATagagaaaccaaggcacagagaggctgggTGCATTGTCCCAGGTCATAAAGCTGGGGAAACTGGCAGTGTTGGCCTTGACCCCAGCCTGTGAGACCCCTGAGCCCCAAACTCTGGTCTCCACAtgcccttcctttctccttttgacCCAGACTCTGGACATCAGCAGACAgcacttactttaaaaaaataatggggTCATAAATTCTCATGGCCGTGCTTTCTCTCAAAGCTTATACAACAACCAAATCACCGATGTCGGAGCCAGGTACATCGCCAGAATCCTGGATGAGTGCAAAGGCCTCACACACCTGAAGTAAGTGGGGTGGGTGCAACGGGGTCTTCAGCAGCTTCTCTCGGTCACCCGTTGTTGTTCAAGCAAAGAATAAACGTCACCCTGGAGCTGCCTTCTGCTTGCCCCAGGGCCTTATAGTTCAAATCAGGACATCTGTGTGGTGAACTGTGGGTGAGGCTTAGAGTTTGGAAGGGTATGCAGGAGGTCCTGAGGGGAAAGCCCTACCATGTTGGGAGCGAGAGCCTGGCATTTTGATTTCATTAACTCCTGACAGGAGAAAGGCCACAAGTGTCACCCTTTCTGGAGGTCTTTTTCCCCTGAGGAAGTTCCTCATTATCTTAGTCCATCTTGCTTTTGTAACAAAATaacattcccaggtggcactgtaaagaacccgcctgccaatgcaggagacaaaagagactcaggtttgatccctgggttggaaagatcccttgcaggagggcatggcagctcactccagtattcttgcctagagaatctcatggacaggggtgcctggtgggctacagaccatagggtctcaaagagtcagacacaattgaggcaacttagcatgtgtgcaTAAACCCTGGGGATTTCTTTCTCACGGTTTTGGGGACTGGAGAGTCTAAGGTTAATGTGCCAGAAGATTAGGTGCCTGATGAGGGCCCGATTCttggttcttcagttcagtcgctcagtcatgtccgactctttgcgaccccatgaattgcagcatgccaggcctccctgtccatccccaactcctggagttcactcagacccacgtggTGCCTTCTTGCTGCGTCCTCACATGGTGGTggaaaagagggagagggagcaTTCTTGGACTTCACTTATAAGTCACTAATCCCATTTGTGAGGGCTGTGATGCATAACCTtatcacttcccaaaggccccatcccCTAGTATCCTAATATctaggggttaggatttcaacatatagaTTCTGGTGGGGTGAGGGAGGCAAACATTCAGGCCACAGCCATCTAGTTGCAGGCAACAGTTTGAACCTTGGCTGTGTCATAGGAAATGTCCTGCTAAAGATGTCAGAGCACCGGGCTTGGAGGAGCCCCTGGTGCTGCTCTGGTGATGGGACCCTACCCCTTGACCGTTTGCAGTTGAAGTGGGAACCATCTGGTCTGCTGATGGAAAGGAGTGATGCTCGGAGGTCATTTAAAGAATCTGAGGGAGAACTCAGATCCCTTAGTTTCTGCAGAGCTTGTGTCCCCTGGAGAGGAGTGCTGACTTACTTTCCTCAGAGCTTCAGGCCCCTTCCTgaggggaagcccagggaaggcTGCTGTGGGTCCCAGGAGAAAGAGGGCCCCAGGGGGCTCTGTGCCAAGGATGAGGGTGGCTGATGCTGGAGTTCCCTCACAGCTGGAGCTGATGTGTGCATGACTCTCTCTGCAGattgggaaaaaacaaaataacaagcgAAGGAGGAAAGAGTCTCGCTCTGGCTGTGAAGAACAGCAAATCCATCTTTGAAGTGGGGTGAGTAGAGGCGAATGCCCGTGGGTGTTTGTATACGACCTGCTCTGTGTACACTAGTGCTTGCTGGCCTGTAACTTTCCTTTTTTGCgatatttttgtctggttttggtatcaaggtgatggtggcttcacagaatgagtttgggagttttccttcctctacAATATTTTGGgacagtttcagaaggataggtgtttactattctctaaatgtttggtataaTTTGCCTATGAAGCTATCAGGTCCTGGCCTTttgtttgctgagagttttttaGCACTTGCAATTGGTCTGTTCatactttccatttcttcctggtttagtcttgGGAGCTTATACCtttctaagaatgtgtccatttcttctagattgtccattctattggcatatagttgctcatagtagtctcttataatccctTGTATTTCTGTAGTGTTCttataacttctttttcatttcttattttattgatgtCAGCCCTCTCCCTTTATTTCTTGactctggctaaaggtttatcaattttgtttatcttttcaaagaactagcttttagtttcatcGACCTTTGCTATTTtgtctttgtttatttctgctctgatctttgtgATTTTTTCCTGCTACTAACTTTGGGctctgtttgttctttctctgattgctttgggtgtaagtttaggttgtttgagatttttctaatttcctgaggtaagattatattgctataaacttccttcttagaacgaCTTTTGCTGCTTTCCATGGGTTTTCGATTGCTGTGCTTTTTGtcttcatttgtctctaggtatttttttaatttcctctttgatttcttcagtgatccattgttttcttagtagcatgttgtttgttgttgtttagtctctaagttgtgtcctgctcttttgcttccctgtggactgtagcccaccaggcttctctgtctatgggatttcacaggcaagaatactggagtgggttgccatttacttctccaggagatcttcccaacccagggatcaaacccatgtctcttgcattggcaggcaggttctttatcactgagccacctggaaagcccagcatattgtttagcctccacattttatgttttttttttacagttattttctttaggtgatttctaatctcatagctttgtggttggaaaagatgcttgacaagatttcagttttattcaatttactgaggcttgctttatggcccagcatgtgatcaatcctggagaatgttccatgtgcacttgagaagaatgtgtatcctgctgcttttggatggaatgctcaatctatgtttccttattttctttctggatgatctgtccattgatataagtggggtattaaagtcccctatcATTATTGTGGTACTGTTGATTTATCCTCTTCTGgctgttagtatttgccttatatattgtggtgctcctacattttattttgggtacatatatatttacagttgttatattttcttgaagtgatccctCAATCGTTAtgcagtgtccttctttgtttcttgtaacagtctttaaagtctattttgtctgataggagcattgctactccagctttcttttgatttgtatttgcatggaatacctttttccatcccctcactttcagtctgtgtccTAGATCTAAAATGGGTCCGTtgtagactgtgtgtgtgtgtgtatatatatgtatgtatatatgtcttgTACCCCATttagccagtctatgtcttttggttggggcatttaatccattcacatttaaggtaattatcaatatatatttttattgccaTTTTGGTAAtggttttgaatttgtttttgtaggtcttttttctttacttcctcttttgttctcttgtgaCTTGATGACTAAGTGTAGTGTTGTGTTTggattcctctttctttttttgtgtatgtatcaATTGtagattttcagttttcattacCATGAGGTTTTGATACAGCAGTCTGTATATAAACAAGATTGTTTTAAGCTTctgatctcttaatttcaaatgcatttccagTATTCTGCATTTATATTCTCCTCATGGTTGCTGGTTTTGAGGTCATATTTGTGTGTGGATGATATCCTACCTTTATATATGTTTGATTATACTGGTAAGCTTTTCCATTCATGATTTTCTTGTTTCTGGTGTGGCCTTTTTTTTCccacctagagaagttcctttagcatttgtcgTAGAGCTGCTTTAGTGATGATGAGTTCTCTTAGcttctgcttgtctgtaaagcttttgatttctccatcaaatctgaatgagagccttgctgggtagagcATTCTTGGTTGTAGGGTCTTCCCACTCATCACCTTAAATATATCATTCCAATCCTTCTGACCTGCAGAGATTCTGCTGAGAATCtctgggtgactatttccttccctgtattagggaaattttcagctattatctcttcagatgtgttctcaggtcctttctctgtCTCgcctccttctgggacccccaCAATGCAAATGTTGTTGCATTTTATgttatcccagaggtctcttggaccgtcctcatttcttttcatccttttttctttattctgttctgtggcgGTCTTCATTTTGTCTAACTTTCTGTGACTGCAGTTTCTATTCCACAGGCTGCAGGGTTATAGTCCCTTTTGCTTCTGCTGTCTGCCCCCTCATGGATGAAGCTGTCTGAGAGGCTtgtgcaggcttcctggagggTGAGACTAGTTCCCATCCACTGGTGGGGAGAGCTGGGTCTTGTCCCTGTGGTAGGCAGAGCTGTGTCGGTGGGTGTGTTTAGTGGGCAGCTGTATGGTCAGGAAGACTTTAGGCAGCCTTTCTGCtaagggtggggctgtgttcccaccTTGTTGGTTGGTGGACCCAGAGTGACCCAGCACTAGAGCCTACAGGCTATCATGTGGGGCCAGATTTTGGTGAAAAAATGGAGGCCTCCAGGAAGGCTCATGCCAATGAGTACTCCCAAGAACTACCATCATCAGTGTCTTTGTCCCCACAGCAAGCCACAGCCACCCTGCCTTTGCAGGAGACTCTCTCCAATATGAGCAGGTAGGTCTGGCCTAGGCTCTTACGAGGTCACTGCTTTTCCCCTGGGTTGGTGCATGTGCCCTCCAAGAGTAGAGTTTGTTTCCCCCAGTTTTGTGGAATTCTTGTGATCCAACCCCACTGGCTTTCAAAGGCAGATTCTCTGGGACCTCCTCCTCCTGTTGCCagacccctgggctggggagcctgatATGGGGCTCAGAACTTTCACTTTTGTGGGAGAACTTCTGTGATAAAagtttccagtttgtgggtcactcaCCTGGGAGGTGTGGAATTTGATTTTATCGTGAGAATGCCCTTCATCCTGCCTTGTTGGGGCCTCCTTGGATGTAGGATATCTTCTTTGGTAGGTTCCACCATTTTTTGCTGATAGCTGTTCAGCacttagttgtgattttggtgttttcgTAAGAAGAGATGAGTTCACATCCTTCTAGTCCACCATCTTGTCTCTGCCTCCCCTCTCTGGAGCCTTTTTTAGttcaattttttattgaaaatacatgtaacataaaacttaccatcttaaccattttaagtgtacagtttgataCACTTAAAATTAAGCATATTCATATAGTCATGCAACCATCATCatcatccatttccagaactctctTTATCTTGTAAAACAGAAACCCTATACCCATGAAACAGTAATTCCCCATTCTGCCTTCCCctcagcccttggcaaccaccttCCTACTGTCTGTCCCTGTGCATTCAGCTACTGTAGGTGGTCACGTAAGtggagtcatacagtatttgtccttttgtgactggcttcttttacttagcattaggttctcaaggtttatccatgttgtagcatgtatcagacttgacttcttttttaaggctgtatAATACTCCATTCGATgcacataccacattttgtttatccattaatctgtcagtggacactcgGGTTATTTCTACCTTTTAGCTCttctgaataatgctgctattgccatgggtgtacatatatCTATCTCTTTGAAGCTCTGATTTCAATTCTTCTGGGTGTaaactcagaagtggaattgctagaccACATGGCAATTCTGTCTTTACTTTCCTGAGGAACCACCATATTGCTTTCTACAGCACCTGTAGCATTTTGCATTCCTACTAACAGGGCataagggttccagtttctccacgtcctcaccaatacttgttatttccTGGTGTTTTGATAGTAACCATTCAtatgggtgtgaggtgatacctcattatggttttgattcaGGAGACTAAAGCTTTTCATAGTTACAATTTTCccctgattttaaaagaaacataaatagtt contains:
- the NOD1 gene encoding nucleotide-binding oligomerization domain-containing protein 1 (The RefSeq protein has 1 substitution compared to this genomic sequence) produces the protein MEKHGCSKMEIVPSESHSFIKLLKVNREHLVTHIRNTQCLLDNLLQNDYFSNEDAEIVCACPTQPDKVRRILDLVQSKGEEVSEFFLHVIQQLADAYVDLRPWLSEIGFSPSPLIQSKAVVNTDPVSGYSQKLQQQLGRDSKFILCYAQKEELLLEQMYTDTVVELVNFSNESLGSLDSLACLLDASTGVLNEQGEIIFVFGDAGMGKSMLLQRLQSLWAAGQLDPGIKFFFHFRCRTLSCFKKSAALCLQDLLFKHYCYPEQDPGEVFAFLLRFPHTALFTFDGLDELHSDFDLSSEPDTSSPWEPAHPLALLASLLSGKLLKGARKLLTARTGVEVPRHLLWKKVLLRGFSPSHLRAYTGRMFPEHAVRQRLLDQLEANPNLCSLCAVPLFCWIIFRCFQHFHDAFESSPQLPDLTVTLTDIFLLVTEVHLNRTQPTSLVQQNTRSQTETLRAGRDTLCSLGRVAHRGMEKSLFVFNQDEVQASEVREGDLQLGFLRTMPELGLGGEQQSYEFFHLTLQAFFAALFLVVDDKVGTRELLRFFQEWTPPEEAVATSTCYPPFLPVHCLGGHDLHGEDPFKNKDHFHFTNLFLCGLLSKGKQKLLQHLVPTAALRRKRKALWTHLFASLRSHLKSLPRVQSGGFNQVQALPTFIWMLRCIYETQSEKVGQLAARGICANYLKLTFCNACSADCSALSFVLHHLRKRLALDLDNNNLNDFGVRELQPCFSRLTVIRLSVNQITDSGVKVLYEELTKYKILTFLGLYNNQITDVGARYIARILDECKGLTHLKLGKNKITSEGGKSLALAVKNSKSIFEVGMWGNQIGDEGAKAFAEALRNHPSLTNLSLAFNGISTEGGKSLAWALQQNASLRIFWLTKNELDDEVAESFAEMLKVNQTLKHLWLIQNQITAKGIAQLAEALQKNTGIMEICLNGNLIKPEEAKVFEDEKRIICF